Proteins from a single region of Stutzerimonas stutzeri:
- the ehuB gene encoding ectoine/hydroxyectoine ABC transporter substrate-binding protein EhuB produces the protein MRNSTIPTRSRRLLISCAALASIGFASITQADTLEKIKDSSSVRIGYANETPFAYTALDGSVTGESPEIVRKVFERMQIDTIKPVLTEWGSLIPGLRAGRFDLIAAGMYITPERCKQVLFTDPHYRLLDTLLVAEGNPKNLRSYEDIAGNPDVKIAIMSGTVNLGYARKAGIKDSQILQVPDTTSQLQAVRSGRADAAIGTQLTMKGLADKAGDDVEAIADFKDDPARAGYGALAFRPQDKALRDAVNAELKQWLGSEEHLKTIEPFGFDRSNITDKTAAELCGA, from the coding sequence ATGAGGAACAGCACCATCCCGACACGCTCCCGCCGGCTGCTGATCAGCTGCGCCGCCCTGGCCAGCATAGGTTTCGCCAGCATTACCCAGGCCGATACCCTGGAAAAGATCAAGGACAGCAGCAGCGTCCGCATCGGCTATGCCAACGAAACGCCATTCGCCTACACCGCCCTCGACGGCAGCGTTACCGGTGAATCGCCAGAGATCGTGCGCAAAGTCTTCGAGCGCATGCAGATCGACACCATAAAACCGGTACTCACCGAGTGGGGCTCGCTGATCCCTGGCCTGCGCGCCGGGCGCTTCGATCTCATCGCGGCCGGCATGTACATCACCCCCGAACGCTGCAAGCAAGTGCTGTTCACCGATCCGCATTACCGCCTGCTCGACACCCTGCTGGTAGCCGAAGGCAACCCGAAGAACCTGCGCAGCTACGAGGACATAGCCGGCAATCCCGACGTAAAGATCGCCATCATGTCCGGCACCGTGAACCTCGGTTATGCACGTAAGGCGGGCATCAAGGATTCGCAGATTCTGCAGGTCCCGGATACCACCTCGCAGCTGCAGGCCGTACGCAGCGGTCGCGCCGATGCCGCCATCGGCACCCAGCTGACCATGAAAGGGCTGGCGGACAAGGCCGGTGACGATGTCGAGGCCATCGCCGACTTCAAGGACGATCCAGCCCGTGCCGGTTATGGCGCGCTGGCCTTCCGTCCGCAGGACAAGGCGCTGCGTGACGCGGTCAATGCCGAGCTCAAGCAGTGGCTGGGCAGCGAGGAGCATCTGAAGACCATCGAGCCATTCGGCTTCGATCGCTCCAACATCACCGACAAGACTGCCGCCGAACTCTGCGGCGCCTGA
- the trkA gene encoding Trk system potassium transporter TrkA — MKIIILGAGQVGGTLAEHLASEANDITVVDTDGDRLRDLGDRLDIRTVQGRGSFPTVLRQAGADDADMLVAVTNSDETNMVACQVAYTLFHTPTKIARVRESVYLTRSGLFNNEAIPVDVLISPEQVVTNYIKRLIEHPGSLQVIDFAEGKAQLVAVRAYYGGPLVGQELRQLRRHMPNVDTRVAAIFRRNQAILPQGDTVIEADDEVFFIAAKGHIRAVMSEMRRLDENYKRIVIAGGGHIGERLAEAIESRYQVKIIEMNPARCRYLSDTLDSTIILQGSASDRDLLVEENINEADVFLALTNDDEANIMSSLLAKRLGARKVMCIINNPAYVDLVQGGEIDIAISPQLATIGTLLTHVRRGDIVSAHSLRRGAAEAIEVIAHGDSRSSKVVGRPIAQIALPPGTTIGAVIRDDQVLIAHDITVIESGDHVILFLVDKRHIRDVERLFQAGLTFF; from the coding sequence GTGAAGATCATCATTCTCGGTGCCGGCCAGGTCGGTGGCACTCTCGCCGAACACCTCGCCAGCGAAGCCAACGACATCACCGTGGTGGACACCGACGGCGACCGACTGCGCGATCTCGGCGACCGCCTGGACATCCGCACCGTTCAGGGCCGCGGCTCCTTTCCGACGGTGCTGCGCCAGGCCGGCGCAGACGATGCCGACATGCTGGTGGCGGTGACCAACAGCGACGAAACCAACATGGTCGCCTGTCAGGTCGCCTACACACTGTTCCATACGCCGACCAAGATCGCCCGGGTGCGCGAGTCGGTCTATCTGACCCGTTCCGGCCTGTTCAACAATGAAGCGATTCCGGTCGACGTACTGATCAGCCCCGAACAGGTGGTCACCAATTACATCAAGCGCCTGATCGAGCATCCAGGCTCTCTGCAGGTAATCGATTTTGCCGAAGGCAAGGCACAGCTCGTGGCAGTGCGCGCCTATTACGGCGGGCCGCTGGTAGGTCAGGAGCTGCGCCAGCTGCGCCGCCACATGCCCAATGTCGATACCCGCGTAGCCGCCATCTTCCGCCGCAACCAGGCGATCCTGCCGCAGGGCGATACGGTGATCGAGGCAGATGACGAGGTCTTCTTCATCGCCGCCAAAGGCCATATTCGCGCAGTCATGAGCGAGATGCGCCGGCTCGACGAAAACTACAAACGCATCGTCATCGCCGGCGGCGGCCATATCGGCGAGCGGCTGGCCGAGGCCATCGAGAGCAGGTACCAGGTCAAGATCATCGAGATGAACCCGGCACGCTGTCGCTACCTGTCGGACACACTGGACAGCACCATCATCCTGCAGGGCAGTGCCTCGGATCGCGACCTGCTGGTCGAGGAGAACATCAACGAAGCGGACGTGTTCCTGGCGCTGACCAACGACGATGAGGCCAACATCATGTCGTCGCTACTGGCCAAGCGGCTGGGCGCACGCAAGGTGATGTGCATCATCAACAACCCCGCCTACGTCGACCTGGTCCAGGGCGGCGAGATCGATATCGCCATCAGTCCGCAGCTGGCCACTATCGGCACCCTGCTAACCCACGTACGCCGTGGCGACATCGTTAGTGCCCACTCCTTACGCCGCGGTGCCGCCGAAGCGATCGAGGTGATCGCCCACGGCGATTCGCGTTCGAGCAAGGTCGTCGGGCGGCCCATCGCACAGATCGCCCTGCCGCCAGGCACCACCATTGGTGCGGTGATACGTGACGATCAGGTGCTCATCGCTCATGACATTACGGTAATCGAGTCCGGCGACCACGTGATCCTGTTTCTGGTCGACAAACGCCACATCCGCGATGTGGAGCGACTTTTTCAAGCCGGCCTGACGTTTTTCTGA
- the rsmB gene encoding 16S rRNA (cytosine(967)-C(5))-methyltransferase RsmB produces the protein MNPRLAAARALSVVLSGKASLGSSLPEVLGKVDARDRGLTQDLAFGTARWYPRLAGLADKLLQKPFKAADRDVEALLLVGLYQLFYSRIPAHAAIGETVGCVDKLKKPWAKGLLNAVLRRAQREGEALLAELEHDPVIRVAHPRWLQKALKAHWPEHWESVCAANNAHPPMMLRVNRRQVSRDGYLAELQSADIEAHPCEFSVDGIRLVTPCDVHQLPGFAEGRVSVQDEAAQLAASLLDLAPGQRVLDACCAPGGKTCHLLEREPQLAELIALDLEPKRLVRVRENLDRLQLSAQLVADDARATERWWDGKPFQRILLDAPCSATGVIRRHPDIKLTRQADDIAPLAALQGEMLDALWPTLEVGGVLLYATCSVLPTENREVIGAFLERTPGARELDLPGSFGLAQAHGRQLLPQENGHDGFYYAKLIKIAAQPRGRNA, from the coding sequence ATGAACCCGCGCCTGGCCGCGGCCCGTGCGCTGAGCGTCGTGCTCTCCGGCAAGGCCTCGTTGGGCAGCAGCCTGCCAGAAGTGCTGGGCAAAGTGGACGCCCGCGACCGCGGCCTGACCCAGGACCTGGCCTTCGGTACTGCACGCTGGTATCCGCGCCTGGCCGGCCTGGCCGACAAGCTGCTGCAAAAACCTTTCAAGGCTGCCGATCGCGATGTCGAGGCGCTTTTGCTGGTCGGTCTGTACCAGCTGTTCTATTCCCGCATTCCGGCCCATGCGGCCATCGGCGAAACCGTCGGTTGCGTCGACAAGCTGAAGAAGCCTTGGGCCAAGGGGCTGCTCAATGCCGTGCTGCGCCGTGCCCAACGCGAAGGCGAAGCGCTGCTGGCCGAACTCGAACATGACCCGGTGATCCGCGTCGCCCATCCGCGCTGGCTGCAGAAAGCGCTCAAGGCGCACTGGCCGGAGCATTGGGAGTCCGTCTGCGCGGCGAACAACGCGCATCCGCCGATGATGCTGCGGGTCAACCGCCGTCAGGTCAGCCGGGATGGTTATCTCGCCGAGCTGCAGAGCGCCGATATCGAAGCCCACCCCTGCGAATTCAGCGTGGACGGCATCCGCCTGGTCACGCCCTGTGATGTGCATCAGCTGCCGGGCTTTGCCGAAGGACGGGTCAGCGTGCAGGACGAAGCCGCACAGCTGGCCGCCTCGCTGCTCGACCTGGCGCCGGGCCAGCGCGTGCTGGACGCCTGCTGCGCACCGGGCGGCAAGACCTGTCATCTGCTTGAACGTGAACCACAGCTGGCCGAGCTGATCGCATTGGACCTGGAGCCCAAGCGCCTGGTCCGAGTACGGGAAAACCTCGATCGCCTGCAACTGAGTGCGCAACTGGTCGCTGACGATGCCCGCGCCACCGAGCGCTGGTGGGATGGCAAGCCATTCCAGCGCATCCTGCTCGATGCGCCCTGTTCGGCCACCGGCGTGATCCGCCGACATCCGGATATCAAGCTGACCCGCCAGGCCGATGACATTGCCCCCCTTGCAGCGTTGCAAGGCGAGATGCTCGATGCGCTGTGGCCGACCCTGGAAGTTGGCGGCGTGCTGCTGTATGCAACCTGCTCGGTGCTGCCGACCGAGAACCGCGAGGTGATCGGCGCCTTCCTCGAGCGCACGCCGGGCGCCCGCGAGTTGGACCTGCCAGGCAGCTTCGGCCTGGCGCAAGCGCATGGCCGGCAGCTGCTGCCGCAGGAGAACGGCCACGACGGCTTCTACTATGCCAAGCTGATCAAGATCGCGGCGCAGCCACGTGGTCGTAATGCCTAA
- the fmt gene encoding methionyl-tRNA formyltransferase, with amino-acid sequence MTQPLRIVFAGTPEFAAQHLQALLDAGKSIIAVYTQPDRPAGRGQKLMPSPVKQLAVQHGIPVFQPQTLRDPAAQKELAALQADLMVVVAYGLILPQAVLDMPRLGCINSHASLLPRWRGAAPIQRAIEAGDDESGVTVMQMEAGLDTGPMLLKVHTPISAEDTGGTLHDRLAALGAQAVVQAVDGLADGTLAGEVQDDSLATYAHKLSKDEARIDWTRPAVELERLIRAFHPWPICHSTLAGETLKVHAAHLAEGQGEPGHILEASKEGLTVACGTGALRLTRLQLPGGKPLGFGDLYNSRREQFAPGLVLGQ; translated from the coding sequence ATGACCCAGCCCTTGCGCATCGTCTTCGCCGGCACCCCGGAATTCGCCGCTCAGCATCTGCAGGCCCTGCTTGATGCGGGCAAGTCGATCATCGCCGTCTACACCCAGCCGGATCGCCCTGCCGGTCGCGGGCAGAAGCTGATGCCCAGCCCGGTCAAGCAACTGGCCGTGCAACACGGCATTCCCGTGTTTCAGCCGCAGACGCTACGTGATCCCGCGGCGCAGAAGGAGCTGGCGGCACTGCAGGCGGACCTGATGGTCGTGGTCGCCTATGGCCTGATCCTGCCGCAGGCGGTGCTCGACATGCCGCGCCTGGGCTGCATCAACAGCCACGCCTCGCTGCTGCCACGCTGGCGTGGCGCGGCGCCTATCCAGCGCGCGATCGAGGCCGGTGACGACGAATCCGGCGTCACCGTGATGCAGATGGAAGCCGGCCTGGACACCGGGCCGATGCTGCTCAAGGTCCATACGCCAATATCCGCCGAGGACACCGGCGGCACGCTGCACGACCGTCTCGCCGCGCTCGGCGCGCAGGCAGTGGTGCAGGCGGTCGATGGCCTCGCAGACGGCACGCTCGCAGGGGAAGTACAGGACGATAGTCTGGCCACCTATGCCCACAAGCTGAGCAAGGACGAGGCGCGCATTGACTGGACGCGCCCGGCGGTCGAGCTGGAGCGGCTGATTCGCGCCTTCCATCCCTGGCCGATTTGCCACAGCACGCTTGCCGGTGAAACCTTGAAAGTACATGCCGCGCACCTGGCCGAAGGGCAGGGCGAGCCCGGCCATATCCTAGAAGCGAGCAAGGAAGGGCTGACCGTTGCCTGCGGCACAGGCGCCCTGCGTCTGACTCGCCTGCAACTGCCCGGCGGCAAGCCGCTCGGCTTCGGCGACCTGTACAACAGCCGCCGCGAGCAGTTCGCCCCCGGTCTGGTGCTCGGTCAATGA
- the def gene encoding peptide deformylase, translated as MAILNILEFPDPRLRTIAKTVDVVDDGIRQLIDDMFETMYEAPGIGLAATQVNVHKRVVVMDLSEDRSEPRVFINPELESLTDEMDQYQEGCLSVPGFYENVDRPQKVRIKALDRDGKPYEMVAEGLLAVCIQHECDHLNGKLFVDYLSSLKRDRIKKKLEKIHRQQA; from the coding sequence ATGGCCATTCTGAACATCCTTGAATTTCCCGATCCGCGGCTGCGCACCATCGCCAAAACGGTGGATGTGGTCGATGACGGCATTCGCCAGCTGATCGACGACATGTTCGAGACCATGTACGAGGCTCCGGGCATCGGCCTGGCCGCGACACAGGTCAATGTGCACAAGCGCGTGGTGGTGATGGATCTGTCCGAAGACAGGTCCGAGCCGCGGGTTTTCATCAACCCCGAACTCGAATCGCTGACCGACGAGATGGACCAGTACCAGGAAGGCTGCCTGTCGGTACCGGGTTTCTACGAGAACGTCGATCGCCCGCAGAAAGTGCGGATCAAGGCGTTGGATCGTGATGGCAAACCCTACGAGATGGTCGCCGAAGGCCTACTCGCGGTGTGCATCCAGCACGAGTGCGATCACCTCAACGGCAAGCTGTTCGTCGATTATCTCTCCAGCCTCAAGCGCGATCGGATCAAGAAGAAGCTGGAAAAGATTCACCGCCAGCAGGCTTGA
- a CDS encoding LysM peptidoglycan-binding domain-containing protein, translated as MRKSLLALLLVAVGGLAQAAVQLKDNHPERYTVVKGDTLWDISGRFLREPWKWPELWHANPQISNPHLIYPGDTLSLVYVDGQPRLVLDRGASRGTIKLSPTVRTTPMAEAIPTIPLEAINSFLLSNRIIDTAEQFQGAPYIVAGNAERVISGAGDRIYGRGSFEANMPAYGIFRQGKTYVDPDSGEFLGINADDVGTVEIVEIEGDIATMQLTRTTQEARIGDRLFPGEERAVNSTFMPSAPSTDVEGVILDVPRGVTQIGQFDVVTLNKGARDGLKDGNVLAVYKTGETVRDRVTGENVKIPDERSGLLMVFRTYDKLSYGLVLQATRSLAVKDKVRNP; from the coding sequence ATGAGGAAATCACTACTCGCCCTGCTGCTGGTGGCCGTCGGCGGGCTCGCCCAGGCCGCGGTGCAGCTCAAGGACAACCACCCGGAGCGGTATACCGTGGTGAAGGGCGACACACTCTGGGACATTTCAGGCCGTTTTCTACGTGAGCCGTGGAAATGGCCGGAGCTGTGGCACGCCAATCCGCAAATCTCCAATCCTCATCTGATCTACCCTGGTGACACCCTGAGCCTGGTCTATGTCGACGGTCAGCCGCGACTGGTACTCGACCGAGGTGCTTCGCGTGGCACCATCAAACTGTCGCCGACCGTGCGTACGACACCGATGGCCGAAGCCATTCCGACCATTCCGCTGGAGGCGATCAACAGCTTCCTGCTGAGCAACCGCATCATCGACACCGCCGAGCAATTCCAGGGCGCGCCCTATATCGTCGCCGGCAACGCCGAGCGGGTGATCAGCGGCGCGGGCGATCGCATCTACGGCCGCGGCAGCTTCGAAGCGAACATGCCGGCTTATGGCATCTTCCGCCAGGGCAAGACCTACGTCGATCCAGACAGCGGCGAGTTCCTCGGCATCAACGCCGATGACGTCGGCACGGTGGAAATCGTCGAGATCGAAGGCGACATCGCCACCATGCAGCTGACCCGTACTACCCAGGAAGCGCGTATCGGTGATCGCCTGTTCCCGGGCGAAGAGCGTGCAGTCAATTCCACCTTTATGCCCAGCGCGCCGTCCACCGATGTCGAGGGCGTAATCCTTGACGTACCGCGTGGTGTTACCCAGATCGGCCAGTTCGATGTGGTCACGCTGAACAAGGGGGCTCGCGACGGCCTGAAGGACGGCAACGTGCTGGCGGTCTACAAGACCGGTGAAACCGTGCGTGACCGTGTGACGGGCGAAAACGTGAAGATTCCGGATGAGCGTTCCGGTCTGCTGATGGTGTTCCGCACCTACGACAAGCTCAGCTACGGCCTGGTGCTGCAGGCGACCCGCTCTCTGGCAGTGAAGGACAAGGTCCGTAATCCCTGA
- the dprA gene encoding DNA-processing protein DprA has protein sequence MPAISPAEVDARLRLHLLPDLGPRRLRKLLSAFPDAASALSAPASAWRSLGLPASCAEPRRSAEIRERASAALAWLEQPDRHLLCWDDPNYPAMLAELPDAPPLLFIAGDPTLLERPQLAMVGSRRASRNGLDNARAFSRSLAGAGFVITSGLALGIDGAAHQGALDAGGKTVAVLGTGLERLYPQRHVGLAQQIVEGGGALVSELPLDCPPQASNFPRRNRIISGLSLGVLVVEASPSSGSLITARLAAEQGREVYAIPGSIHHPGARGCHQLIRQGAALVESVEDVLEALRGWQRVAPVAGETPTQTGPDSPLLRELLAAPRSSEALAMAIDQPLGQVLAQLTELEVDGLVASDNGLWTVVSR, from the coding sequence ATGCCTGCTATTTCCCCCGCCGAAGTGGATGCCCGGCTGCGTCTGCATTTGCTGCCCGATCTCGGTCCGCGACGTCTGCGCAAACTGCTCAGTGCCTTCCCCGATGCCGCTTCGGCGCTTAGTGCGCCAGCCAGCGCCTGGCGCTCGCTGGGGTTGCCGGCCAGTTGTGCCGAGCCGCGGCGTAGTGCCGAAATCCGCGAGCGTGCCAGCGCGGCTCTTGCCTGGCTGGAGCAGCCGGACCGGCATCTGCTCTGCTGGGACGATCCCAACTACCCCGCTATGCTCGCTGAACTGCCGGATGCGCCACCGCTGCTGTTCATTGCCGGCGATCCGACTTTGCTCGAGCGACCCCAGCTGGCGATGGTCGGCAGCCGCCGCGCCTCGCGCAACGGTCTGGACAATGCCCGGGCCTTCTCCCGCAGCCTGGCCGGCGCCGGCTTCGTCATCACCAGCGGGCTGGCATTGGGCATCGATGGTGCTGCGCATCAGGGCGCGCTGGACGCCGGCGGCAAGACCGTCGCGGTGCTCGGTACCGGCCTGGAACGCTTGTATCCGCAGCGTCATGTCGGCCTTGCCCAGCAGATCGTCGAAGGAGGTGGGGCGCTGGTGTCCGAGTTGCCATTGGACTGCCCGCCGCAGGCAAGCAACTTTCCGCGGCGCAATCGCATCATCAGTGGCCTGTCGCTGGGCGTGCTGGTGGTCGAAGCGAGTCCCTCCAGTGGTTCGCTGATCACCGCGCGACTCGCTGCCGAGCAGGGCCGCGAGGTCTACGCGATTCCCGGTTCGATCCATCATCCCGGCGCCCGTGGCTGCCATCAGCTGATTCGCCAGGGCGCGGCGCTGGTGGAGTCGGTCGAGGATGTGCTCGAAGCCCTGCGCGGCTGGCAGCGCGTTGCACCGGTGGCCGGCGAAACACCAACGCAGACAGGGCCGGACAGCCCGCTGCTGCGCGAGCTGCTGGCCGCCCCGCGGAGCAGCGAAGCACTGGCCATGGCGATCGATCAACCCCTCGGGCAGGTGCTGGCGCAGCTGACCGAGCTGGAAGTCGACGGACTGGTGGCCAGCGACAACGGCCTCTGGACGGTGGTCTCCCGCTAG
- a CDS encoding L-threonylcarbamoyladenylate synthase, whose translation MIGDWRVQQVARVVRAGGVIAYPTEAVWGVGCDPWDEDAVLRLLALKERPVEKGLILVADSIEQFDFLLEDVPERWLDRLAGTWPGPNTWLVPHRGRLPEWITGRHDSVALRVTDHPLVTRLCALTGPLVSTSANPAGRPAARSRLRVEQYFPRQLDAVFTGPLGGRRNPSVIRDLRTGEVIRPA comes from the coding sequence ATGATCGGCGATTGGCGTGTGCAGCAAGTGGCGCGGGTGGTTCGCGCCGGCGGAGTGATCGCCTACCCGACCGAAGCGGTCTGGGGGGTTGGCTGTGACCCTTGGGACGAAGACGCGGTACTGCGCCTGCTGGCGCTCAAGGAGCGGCCCGTGGAGAAGGGTCTGATCCTGGTCGCCGACAGCATCGAGCAGTTCGATTTCCTGCTGGAGGATGTGCCCGAGCGTTGGCTCGACCGCCTGGCTGGTACCTGGCCGGGGCCGAACACCTGGCTGGTGCCGCATCGTGGCCGCTTGCCGGAGTGGATCACTGGGCGACACGACAGCGTCGCGCTGCGGGTAACCGATCACCCACTGGTCACGCGGCTGTGTGCGCTGACCGGCCCGCTTGTTTCTACGTCCGCCAATCCTGCCGGTCGTCCCGCGGCGCGCTCGCGACTGCGGGTCGAGCAGTATTTCCCGCGTCAGCTCGACGCCGTGTTCACCGGCCCCCTGGGTGGGCGGCGCAACCCCAGCGTCATTCGCGATCTGCGCACGGGCGAAGTGATTCGTCCGGCCTGA
- a CDS encoding quinone oxidoreductase family protein — protein sequence MSQRIQFSQHGGPEVLEQIDVPLSAPAAGEVRVRNHAIGLNFIDTYFRGGLYQPPSLPSGLGTEGAGVVDAVGEGVQHLQPGDRVAYATGPLGAYADYHTLPARHLVKLPDSVSFEQAAAVMLKGLTCQYLLRQIHPLQAGETVLFHAAAGGVGSIACQWARALGAQLIGVVGSAEKAERAKALGAWATIDRTREDVVQRVLELTEGRKCPVVYDSVGKSSWEVSLDCVAPRGLLVSFGNASGAVTGVNLGVLAQKGSLFVTRPTLAGYADTPERLQAMADELFEMIGSGKIQVEIGQRYPLSEAAEAQRKLAAGETTGSTILLP from the coding sequence ATGTCCCAGCGCATCCAATTCAGCCAGCACGGCGGTCCCGAAGTCCTGGAACAGATCGATGTGCCGCTCAGCGCGCCGGCTGCAGGCGAGGTGCGGGTGCGCAACCACGCCATCGGCTTGAACTTCATCGACACCTATTTCCGCGGCGGCCTGTACCAGCCGCCGAGCCTGCCGTCCGGTCTGGGCACCGAGGGTGCCGGCGTGGTCGACGCGGTGGGTGAGGGCGTGCAGCACCTGCAGCCGGGCGACCGCGTCGCCTATGCCACCGGTCCGCTCGGTGCGTACGCCGACTATCACACGCTGCCGGCACGGCACTTGGTCAAACTGCCGGACTCCGTCAGCTTCGAGCAGGCTGCCGCAGTGATGCTCAAGGGTCTGACCTGCCAATACCTGCTGCGCCAGATCCATCCGCTGCAGGCCGGCGAAACGGTGCTGTTCCATGCCGCTGCCGGTGGTGTCGGATCGATCGCCTGTCAGTGGGCGCGCGCATTGGGCGCGCAGTTGATCGGCGTGGTCGGCTCGGCGGAGAAGGCCGAGCGGGCCAAGGCCCTGGGCGCCTGGGCCACCATCGATCGCACCCGTGAGGACGTGGTGCAACGCGTACTGGAGCTGACCGAAGGCAGGAAGTGCCCGGTGGTCTACGACTCGGTGGGCAAGAGCAGCTGGGAAGTTTCCCTCGATTGCGTCGCCCCGCGCGGCCTGTTGGTCAGCTTCGGCAACGCGTCCGGCGCCGTCACCGGGGTAAACCTCGGCGTGCTGGCGCAGAAAGGCTCGCTGTTCGTCACCCGGCCGACCCTGGCCGGCTACGCCGACACGCCGGAGCGTCTGCAGGCCATGGCCGACGAACTGTTCGAGATGATCGGCAGCGGCAAGATCCAGGTCGAGATAGGCCAGCGCTACCCGCTCAGCGAAGCGGCCGAAGCCCAGCGCAAACTGGCGGCCGGGGAAACCACCGGATCGACCATTCTGCTGCCCTGA
- the hemF gene encoding oxygen-dependent coproporphyrinogen oxidase → MNHRTEAVKAYLLDLQDRICAALEAEDGGARFAEDAWTRPGGGGGRTRVIENGVLIEKGGVNFSHVHGDSLPPSASAHRPELAGRGFEALGVSLVIHPHNPYVPTSHANVRFFIAEKEGEEPVWWFGGGFDLTPYYGAEEDCVHWHRVARDACAPFGADVYPRYKEWCDRYFHIKHRHEPRGVGGLFFDDLNQWDFDTSFAFMRAVGDAYLDAYLPIVQRRKATPFGERERQFQLLRRGRYVEYNLVYDRGTLFGLQSGGRTESILMSLPPQVAWGYDKHPEPGTPEARLTEYFLQDRDWLAEQP, encoded by the coding sequence GTGAACCACAGGACCGAAGCCGTCAAAGCCTATCTGCTCGATCTGCAGGACCGCATCTGCGCTGCGCTGGAGGCCGAAGATGGCGGCGCGCGCTTCGCCGAGGACGCCTGGACGCGGCCCGGTGGCGGTGGCGGCCGGACGCGGGTGATCGAGAACGGCGTGCTGATCGAGAAAGGCGGCGTGAACTTCTCCCACGTGCATGGCGACAGCCTGCCGCCGTCGGCCAGTGCTCATCGGCCTGAACTGGCCGGACGCGGCTTCGAGGCCCTCGGCGTGTCGCTGGTGATCCACCCGCACAATCCGTATGTGCCGACGTCCCATGCCAACGTGCGCTTCTTCATCGCCGAGAAGGAAGGCGAGGAGCCGGTCTGGTGGTTCGGCGGTGGCTTCGACCTGACGCCTTATTACGGCGCCGAGGAAGATTGCGTGCACTGGCACCGGGTCGCGCGGGATGCCTGCGCGCCGTTCGGTGCGGATGTCTATCCGCGCTACAAGGAATGGTGCGATCGCTATTTCCACATCAAGCACCGCCACGAGCCGCGTGGGGTCGGCGGGCTGTTCTTCGATGATCTGAACCAGTGGGATTTCGACACCAGTTTCGCCTTCATGCGCGCAGTCGGCGATGCCTACCTCGACGCCTACCTGCCCATCGTTCAGCGGCGTAAGGCCACGCCGTTCGGCGAGCGCGAACGGCAGTTCCAGCTGCTGCGCCGCGGCCGCTACGTCGAATACAACCTGGTCTATGACCGCGGCACGCTGTTCGGTCTGCAGTCAGGCGGGCGTACCGAATCCATCCTGATGTCGCTGCCGCCGCAAGTGGCCTGGGGCTATGACAAGCACCCCGAGCCGGGCACACCGGAAGCGCGGCTGACCGAGTATTTCCTGCAGGACCGCGACTGGCTCGCCGAGCAGCCCTGA
- the aroE gene encoding shikimate dehydrogenase: MDRYGVFGNPIGHSKSPQIHALFAAQTGQVLCYETLLAPLDDFPGFARAFFRDGQGANVTVPFKEQAYGMADQLTERARRAGAVNTLKKLEDGRLLGDNTDGAGLVSDLLNAGVALRGQRILLLGAGGAVRGVLEPLLAQKPAALIIANRTPSKAEQLAQEFAELGPLSASTFTDLAQPVDLIINGTSASLGGELPPLADSLIQPGHTFCYDMMYAAGPTAFCQWAAALGANTRDGLGMLVEQAAEAFELWRGVRPDTAPVLAELRRQLS, from the coding sequence ATGGATCGCTACGGCGTCTTCGGCAACCCCATCGGCCACAGCAAGTCACCGCAGATTCATGCCCTGTTCGCGGCGCAGACCGGGCAGGTGCTTTGCTATGAGACTCTACTGGCACCGCTGGACGACTTTCCGGGGTTCGCCCGGGCATTTTTCCGGGACGGCCAGGGTGCCAATGTCACCGTGCCGTTCAAGGAACAGGCCTATGGAATGGCGGATCAGCTCACCGAGCGCGCCCGTCGGGCCGGCGCGGTGAATACTCTGAAAAAGCTCGAAGACGGCCGCCTGCTCGGTGACAACACCGACGGTGCCGGGCTGGTAAGCGATCTGCTGAACGCCGGCGTGGCGCTGCGTGGTCAGCGCATCCTCCTGCTGGGTGCCGGCGGGGCCGTGCGTGGCGTACTTGAGCCGTTGCTGGCGCAGAAGCCCGCCGCGCTAATCATCGCCAACCGCACACCGAGCAAGGCTGAACAGCTGGCGCAGGAATTTGCCGAACTCGGTCCGCTGTCGGCCAGCACGTTCACCGATCTTGCCCAACCGGTTGACCTGATCATCAATGGCACCTCGGCAAGCCTCGGCGGCGAACTGCCACCGCTCGCCGATAGCCTTATCCAGCCAGGCCATACCTTCTGCTACGACATGATGTACGCGGCCGGGCCGACGGCATTCTGCCAGTGGGCGGCAGCGCTGGGTGCGAACACCCGTGACGGGCTTGGCATGCTGGTGGAGCAGGCGGCGGAAGCCTTCGAACTCTGGCGCGGGGTTCGGCCCGACACGGCGCCGGTACTCGCCGAATTGCGTCGGCAGCTCAGCTAG